In Ruminiclostridium josui JCM 17888, the genomic window TTCTTTTTTTATTGCTCTAATTGCTTTATCAGCATCCTTTTCGTATATTAGATAAGATATATCAACTTCTGAGGTTGTAATTAATTTCAATTCGATTTCATTTTCAGCCATTAATGAAAATACTTTTGCGGCTACTCCGGGTTTATCTTTCATTCCTTCTCCAAAAACACTAATTTTGGTACTATCTGAGTCTATTTCAATTCGCAGGTTGGGAACCCTTATTTTAAATGAGTTTAAAATAGCAATTACCTTTATTATATTTTCAGTAGGTATGCTAAAATAAATATTGATTTTCCCTTTATATGGAGGACTTTGACTAATCATATCAATATTTATTTTTTCTTCTGCAATTTTATTAAAAATTCCCGCAATGAGAACCATATCATTTGGAAGATTATCTACTGCCACTAATGCTACATTGTATACTGTACTTATACTTGTAACTGGTAAAATGGACATAATAATTCCTCCCTAATTTTTAACAATTAATTAATTGCTTTCAGAAATAAGCTCCGACATTGAATACAGTCCCGGCTTTTTGGATGCAAGAAATATGGAGGCCTTTAATGCACCTACTGCAAATATCTCTTTTGATAAAGCAGTGTGATTAATCTCTATAAGTTCATCGTTTCCTGCAAAAATAACAGAGTGATCACCTACAATTGTGCCTCCGCGCACTGCATGTATACCAATCTCCTTCTTACTGCGCTTTTTTCTTCTTGAATGTCTGTCGTACATATATTCACATTTTTCATCAAGTGAATCATTAATAGCATCTGCTATAGCAAGGGCCGTTCCACTTGGAGCATCTATTTTTTGATTATGATGTTTTTCAACTATCTCTATATCAAACTGCCCTTCAAGGACTTTGGCTGCCTTCTTAACCAAATCAATAAGTAAATTTACTCCAAGTGACATATTAGCAGAGAAAAAAACCGGTATTCTGCTAGCGACAGAAGTTTTTAGTGTTGTAACTTGCTCAGTTGATAAACCTGTAGTAGCCAATACCAGAGGTAAATGTTTTTCCTGAGCAAACTCTACCAAAGGTGTAAATGCTTTAGGGTTTGAAAAATCTATTATTACATCAACATCTACATTACAGTCTGCTAATGATGTAAAAACAGGGTATGGGTTATTTATATTATTATTGATATCAAACCCTGCCGAAATCTTTAATTCAGGAAAATTATCAGAAAGTCTGGTAATAACCTGACCCATTTTTCCATTGCACCCACTTAATAGTATATTAATCATTAGTTTTTCCACATCCTATTTAATATTTTTTTGTTATGCTAATAAACCATACTTTATAAGTTCTGTTTTAAGTATCTCCAGATTTTTATCTGACATTTCAACCAATGGCAGTCTGCATCCTCCCACATTCATTCCCATAAGATTCATGGCAGCTTTAATTGGTATAGGACTTACTTCACAGAATAATGCCTTAATAAGGTCATTAGCTTTTAATTGTAGTTTTCTACTGCCTTCAACATCACCTGAAAGATACTTTGCAACAATATCATGTGTATCCTTTGGTGCAATATTGGCTAAAACTGATATAACACCTTTAGCACCCATAGACAAAAATGGCACTATGGCTCCATCCTCTCCAGAATAAACTGTTATATCATCCCCGCACAGATTAATGATGTCTCCTACCTGAGAAAGATTACATTCTTTTATAGCTACAATATTATCAATCTTTGAGAGAGCCTGTATAGTTTCAGGAGCTATATTAAGATTAGTTCTTGAGGGAACATTATAAAGTACTACAGGAATTTTTATGCTGTTTGCAACCGTCTTAAAATGTTCATATAAACCCTTTTGAGTGGTTTTATTATAATATGGGGTAACTGTGAGGATAGCATCTGCACCAACCTCCTCGGCATATTTACTAAGTGCTACAGCATGAACAGTGTGGTTGCTTCCTGTTCCGGCAATAACCGGTATTCTTCCGTTGACCTTTTCAACTGTAAATTTGATTGCAGCCTTATGTTCATCGTCATACATGGTAGATGCTTCACCTGTTGTACCGCAAATAATAATTGCGTCAGTACCTTCTTTAATCTGATATTCAATTAGTTCCGATAATTTATTGTAGTCAGTACCGTCATTTGTAAATGGGGTAATAATTGCTACACCTGAACCAGTAAAAATTGGCTTTTTCATTGTTACCACCCTTTCATAAAACAATAATCAATAATATAATTAAAAAACGTCGGCAGTTCCGCCGACGTCTGTTTAACCAATTATAGTAAAATATAATTAAAAACAGATAGCGCTCCACCATTACTCAAATGATGACAGTCACAAGGCTATTGACCTTGAAACCAGGCATTACATGTTCAGGGTACAGTATTGCCTTCGGCGTCTTTTCCTTTCAGAACAAATCATCAGACCCCAGAATCTTTATTGTCCATACTATTAAAAAACGCACCTCTATCTAGCATATATTCTTTTATCTATAATAACATCCTGTTATATCAAGTGTCAATTTTTTTACATCTGATTATTATATTATATGCGCTATATTTCATTATTGTTACAATTCAGTAAACAAGGGAGGATGTGCTTTTGAACTTGTCGAAGTTAGGAAAAAAAGAAAAGTGGGGGAGTCTAGTACAAATGAAAAAGATGTGCTTATTTTTATGCATTGTAATACTATTTACAATGCTGACCGGTTTCAACAATTTGAATTCATCAGCGGCTGAGGCAACGACCGTAAAAATAGGTCTGTATTATGGGTCAACAGCTCAGAGTCAGATTAATATCAGTAGTGACAAGGGAGTATTATTCTGTGCGTATGATTCAAAAACAGGAAAATACAATAATATATATCAAGAGGATTCTGGTCAGACAATTACATTAAGAAAGGACAGCTACTTCATACAAAGTGGAGCAAAGTTCACACCAGTTGATTTAAATGGAAATCCAACAAGCGGTCCTT contains:
- a CDS encoding ACT domain-containing protein; the encoded protein is MSILPVTSISTVYNVALVAVDNLPNDMVLIAGIFNKIAEEKINIDMISQSPPYKGKINIYFSIPTENIIKVIAILNSFKIRVPNLRIEIDSDSTKISVFGEGMKDKPGVAAKVFSLMAENEIELKLITTSEVDISYLIYEKDADKAIRAIKKEFNL
- the dapB gene encoding 4-hydroxy-tetrahydrodipicolinate reductase; amino-acid sequence: MINILLSGCNGKMGQVITRLSDNFPELKISAGFDINNNINNPYPVFTSLADCNVDVDVIIDFSNPKAFTPLVEFAQEKHLPLVLATTGLSTEQVTTLKTSVASRIPVFFSANMSLGVNLLIDLVKKAAKVLEGQFDIEIVEKHHNQKIDAPSGTALAIADAINDSLDEKCEYMYDRHSRRKKRSKKEIGIHAVRGGTIVGDHSVIFAGNDELIEINHTALSKEIFAVGALKASIFLASKKPGLYSMSELISESN
- the dapA gene encoding 4-hydroxy-tetrahydrodipicolinate synthase, which gives rise to MKKPIFTGSGVAIITPFTNDGTDYNKLSELIEYQIKEGTDAIIICGTTGEASTMYDDEHKAAIKFTVEKVNGRIPVIAGTGSNHTVHAVALSKYAEEVGADAILTVTPYYNKTTQKGLYEHFKTVANSIKIPVVLYNVPSRTNLNIAPETIQALSKIDNIVAIKECNLSQVGDIINLCGDDITVYSGEDGAIVPFLSMGAKGVISVLANIAPKDTHDIVAKYLSGDVEGSRKLQLKANDLIKALFCEVSPIPIKAAMNLMGMNVGGCRLPLVEMSDKNLEILKTELIKYGLLA